Proteins encoded by one window of Nocardia goodfellowii:
- a CDS encoding DUF5318 family protein, whose amino-acid sequence MVDYALRRRSLLADVYAGRVGVAEVCDANPYLLRAAKFHGRGSEVTCPICRKEQLTLVSWVYGDELGPAAGSARTPEELVRLAETRSEFSVHVVEVCRTCSWNHLVQSYVLGTAPAPTRRRANRRTAAE is encoded by the coding sequence GTGGTCGACTACGCGCTCCGGCGCCGGTCGTTGCTGGCTGACGTGTATGCGGGCCGGGTGGGCGTCGCCGAGGTATGTGATGCGAATCCCTACCTCCTGCGTGCGGCCAAGTTCCACGGCCGGGGGAGCGAGGTTACGTGCCCTATCTGCAGGAAAGAGCAGCTGACACTCGTATCCTGGGTCTACGGTGACGAGCTCGGACCGGCAGCCGGGTCCGCTCGTACCCCCGAGGAGCTGGTGCGTCTCGCCGAGACGCGGTCGGAATTCTCGGTTCATGTCGTCGAGGTATGCCGGACCTGCAGCTGGAATCATCTGGTGCAGTCCTACGTGCTCGGCACGGCTCCGGCCCCGACACGGCGCCGCGCGAACCGGCGTACTGCCGCCGAATGA
- a CDS encoding PadR family transcriptional regulator, whose product MLELAILGLLLEAPMHGYELRKRLTGLLGPFRAFSYGSLYPTLRRMQADGLIDEENVAGVTMRRARRVYQLTPQGRERFTELLADTGPQNYTDDGFGVHLAFFNRTPAEARMRILEGRRRQVEERRESLREAIKKASGSLDRYTRQLHQLGLESSEREVRWLNELIAAEQSTSSSAQKNSAPQKEGNTGHE is encoded by the coding sequence ATGCTCGAGCTGGCAATCCTCGGGCTGCTCCTCGAAGCGCCCATGCACGGCTACGAGTTGCGCAAGCGGCTCACCGGTCTGCTCGGGCCGTTTCGGGCCTTCTCCTACGGGTCGCTCTATCCGACGCTGCGGCGCATGCAGGCCGACGGGTTGATCGACGAGGAGAACGTCGCGGGCGTCACCATGCGCCGCGCGCGACGGGTCTATCAACTGACACCGCAGGGGCGGGAACGGTTCACCGAACTGCTTGCCGACACCGGCCCGCAGAACTACACCGATGACGGCTTCGGCGTCCACCTCGCCTTCTTCAACCGCACCCCCGCCGAGGCGCGGATGCGGATCTTGGAGGGCAGGCGCAGGCAGGTCGAGGAGCGCCGAGAGAGTCTGCGGGAAGCGATCAAGAAGGCCAGCGGGTCCCTGGATCGCTACACCCGGCAGCTGCACCAGCTCGGTCTGGAATCAAGCGAGCGCGAAGTGCGCTGGCTCAACGAGTTGATTGCGGCGGAGCAATCGACGAGCTCGTCTGCCCAGAAGAATTCAGCACCACAGAAAGAGGGAAACACCGGCCATGAGTAG
- a CDS encoding glycosyltransferase family 87 protein — protein sequence MSSGGQELVEADHPGARYVFAGPPAPDLRSADGRDRPSRNDSLTAQLSTVVGGPVGDHALIGRARFWTPLRVLFLFTVFFLALGWAAKSPCIQQTTASDGRPMLDWNNGRQYTAMCYSDTVPLYGAERLDEGAFPYKKKWTEERPDGGVETRYMEYPVLSGLYQYLGMQLAKSWDASPLPGALQVVIYFNVIALGLALAWLVTVWASASLAGRRIWDVALIACSPLVIVHAFTNFDALATAFAATGLLAWARRRPVLAGVLLGLGGAAKLYPLLLLGPIVVLCLRVDPMHRTPSSRFGQRLRDIDSGAAALTWIRETPSRVRLVSVRPLGAAGVAVGAALGTWLLVNLPIALLFPDGWREFFRLNTTRHADPDSIYNVITSFTGWSGFDGPLEHGQPPTVLNTVSLVLFVLACLLIAYLALTAPKRPRLAQLCFLVVAAFLLTNKVWSPQYSLWLVPLAVLALPHRRILLAWMTIDALVWVPRMFYYLGLDRKGLPEQWFTGTVALRDLAVLGLCALIVWQVYHPEQDLVRRDFVDDPVGGVADRAPDPLLPWLPEWLRPWDSVRDHHPARPVEQLRR from the coding sequence CTGTCCAGTGGGGGGCAGGAGCTCGTCGAGGCGGACCATCCGGGTGCGCGGTATGTGTTCGCCGGGCCCCCGGCGCCGGATCTGCGGTCGGCCGATGGACGAGATCGGCCGAGCCGCAACGACTCCCTGACGGCGCAGCTGTCCACGGTGGTGGGTGGCCCGGTCGGCGATCACGCGCTGATCGGGCGCGCCCGGTTCTGGACGCCGCTGCGGGTGCTGTTCCTGTTCACCGTGTTCTTCCTGGCGCTCGGCTGGGCGGCGAAGTCGCCGTGTATCCAGCAGACGACCGCCTCGGACGGGCGGCCGATGCTGGACTGGAACAACGGACGCCAGTACACCGCCATGTGCTACTCCGACACCGTGCCGCTGTACGGGGCGGAGCGGCTGGACGAGGGCGCGTTCCCGTACAAGAAGAAGTGGACCGAGGAGCGGCCCGACGGCGGGGTCGAGACCCGGTACATGGAGTATCCGGTGCTGTCCGGGCTGTACCAGTACCTGGGGATGCAGCTCGCCAAGTCCTGGGACGCCTCGCCGTTACCCGGCGCGCTGCAGGTGGTCATCTACTTCAACGTGATCGCGCTCGGGTTGGCGCTGGCCTGGCTGGTGACGGTGTGGGCGTCGGCCTCGCTGGCCGGTCGGCGGATCTGGGACGTGGCGCTGATCGCCTGCTCCCCGCTGGTCATCGTGCACGCGTTCACCAATTTCGACGCGCTCGCGACCGCCTTCGCGGCGACCGGTCTGCTGGCCTGGGCGCGCCGGCGGCCGGTACTCGCCGGCGTACTGCTCGGGCTGGGCGGCGCGGCGAAACTGTATCCGCTGCTGCTGCTCGGGCCGATCGTGGTGCTGTGCCTGCGGGTGGATCCGATGCATCGGACCCCGAGTTCCCGGTTCGGACAGCGACTGCGCGATATCGACAGCGGTGCGGCCGCACTGACCTGGATCCGTGAGACACCTTCCCGCGTCCGGCTTGTGAGCGTGCGCCCGCTCGGCGCCGCCGGAGTGGCGGTGGGCGCGGCATTGGGCACCTGGCTACTGGTGAACCTGCCGATCGCGTTGCTGTTCCCCGACGGGTGGCGAGAGTTCTTCCGGCTCAACACCACCCGGCACGCGGACCCGGACTCGATCTACAACGTGATCACCTCGTTCACGGGGTGGAGCGGGTTCGACGGGCCGCTGGAGCACGGACAGCCGCCCACCGTGCTGAACACGGTGTCGCTGGTGCTGTTCGTCCTGGCCTGCCTGCTCATCGCCTATCTCGCGCTGACCGCGCCGAAGCGGCCGCGACTGGCGCAACTGTGCTTTCTGGTGGTGGCGGCGTTCCTGCTGACCAACAAGGTGTGGAGTCCGCAGTACTCGCTGTGGCTGGTGCCGCTGGCCGTGCTGGCGCTGCCGCATCGCCGAATCCTGCTGGCCTGGATGACAATCGACGCGCTGGTGTGGGTGCCGCGGATGTTCTACTACCTCGGGCTGGATCGAAAAGGCTTGCCGGAGCAGTGGTTCACCGGCACCGTCGCGCTCCGCGACCTCGCCGTGCTGGGGTTGTGCGCGTTGATCGTCTGGCAGGTCTATCACCCCGAACAAGACCTGGTACGCCGCGATTTCGTGGACGATCCGGTCGGCGGGGTCGCCGATCGTGCGCCCGATCCGCTGCTGCCGTGGCTGCCGGAGTGGTTGCGTCCGTGGGATTCGGTGCGCGACCACCACCCGGCGCGGCCCGTGGAGCAGCTCCGCCGCTAG
- a CDS encoding inositol-3-phosphate synthase, producing the protein MSSEGQKQVRVAIVGVGNCASSLVQGVQYYKDADENATVPGLMHVKFGPYHVRDVKFVAAFDVDAKKVGFDLADAIFASENNTIKISDVPPSDVVVQRGPTLDGIGKYYAETIELSEAEPVDVVRVLKDANVDVLVSYLPVGSEEADKFYAQCAIDAGVAFVNALPVFIASDPVWAQKFTDAGIPIVGDDIKSQVGATITHRVMAKLFEDRGVQLDRTMQLNVGGNMDFKNMLERERLESKKISKTQAVTSNLKKELGANDVHIGPSDHVGWLDDRKWAYVRLEGRAFGDVPLNLEYKLEVWDSPNSAGIIIDAVRAAKIALDRGIGGPVIPASAYLMKSPPKQLADDVAREQLEAFIAE; encoded by the coding sequence ATGAGTAGTGAAGGTCAAAAGCAAGTTCGCGTGGCCATTGTGGGCGTTGGCAACTGCGCCTCCTCCTTGGTCCAGGGCGTGCAGTACTACAAGGACGCGGACGAGAACGCGACTGTGCCCGGTCTGATGCACGTCAAGTTCGGCCCGTACCACGTCCGCGACGTGAAGTTCGTCGCCGCGTTCGACGTCGACGCCAAGAAGGTCGGCTTCGACCTGGCCGACGCCATCTTCGCGAGCGAGAACAACACCATCAAGATCTCCGACGTGCCGCCGTCCGATGTGGTCGTGCAGCGCGGCCCGACGCTGGACGGCATCGGCAAGTACTACGCCGAGACCATCGAGCTGTCCGAGGCCGAGCCGGTCGACGTCGTGCGGGTGCTGAAGGACGCGAACGTCGACGTCCTGGTCTCCTACCTGCCCGTCGGCTCCGAAGAGGCGGACAAGTTCTACGCCCAGTGCGCCATCGACGCGGGTGTGGCCTTCGTCAACGCGCTGCCGGTGTTCATCGCCTCCGACCCGGTGTGGGCGCAGAAGTTCACCGACGCCGGTATCCCGATCGTCGGCGACGACATCAAGTCGCAGGTCGGCGCGACCATCACGCACCGGGTGATGGCCAAGCTGTTCGAGGACCGCGGCGTGCAGCTCGACCGCACCATGCAGCTCAACGTGGGCGGCAACATGGACTTCAAGAACATGCTCGAACGCGAGCGCCTCGAATCCAAGAAGATCTCCAAGACCCAAGCCGTCACCAGCAACCTGAAGAAGGAGCTGGGCGCCAACGACGTGCACATCGGCCCGTCCGATCACGTCGGCTGGCTGGACGACCGCAAGTGGGCCTACGTGCGCCTGGAAGGCCGTGCCTTCGGTGACGTGCCGCTGAACCTGGAGTACAAGCTCGAGGTGTGGGATTCGCCGAACTCCGCGGGCATCATCATCGACGCGGTGCGCGCCGCGAAGATCGCCCTCGACCGCGGCATCGGCGGCCCGGTCATCCCGGCCTCGGCCTACCTGATGAAGTCCCCGCCCAAGCAGCTCGCCGACGACGTCGCGCGCGAGCAGCTGGAAGCGTTCATCGCTGAATAG
- a CDS encoding transglycosylase domain-containing protein, giving the protein MALAIVVPSTAFLIAYSSVSVPKPGDLKNNQVAFIYGNDGETVLSKVVPPEGNRTDVTIDQIPPHVRNAVIAAEDRDFYTNPGFSISGFARAARDNLMGKESAGGGSTITQQYVKNAMVGDERSYTRKLRELVISAKMARQWSKDEILTAYLNTIYFGRGAYGIDAAAKAYFGKPVQELSVPEGAVLAATIQLPSALDPEKNPEGAKSRWGYVLDGMVDMGNLASTERQGMQYPTVVPLASTRDKSQDSGPEGLVKAQVLKELAAAGISEHELNTEGLKITTTIDPKMQQAAVDAATKKMQGEPEQLRTASVSIDPRTGAVRAYYGGTDGQGWDYANAPLQTGSAFKAIGLAANLEQGVPLSQMYDSSPLTVNGIKITNVEGEQCGMCTIAEAMKRSLNTSFYRMQLDMGNGPKKIADMGHKLGIPETLPGVGKTLSEPDGSGPNNGIVLGQYQARPLDMASVFATFAASGVYHAPHFVTKVVSADGQVLLDRGEVPGEQRISAAVADNVTAAMKPIAAWSRNHQLANGRESAAKTGTAQLGDTGENKDAWMVGYTPSLSTAVWVGSVDNSKLRNYQGGMIYGSGLPSDIWKATMDGALSGTPNETFPKPAPIKGQAGVPEWSAPYTAPSSTQQQFVPPVIVPSQVEILPGITIPVPGVQQPQQQQQQQQELPETPDSGPLPGQPVAPTDGAQPTTTNSQRPSNNGNGNGNQTQPTTRER; this is encoded by the coding sequence ATGGCGCTGGCCATCGTGGTGCCGAGCACCGCGTTCCTGATCGCCTACTCCTCGGTGTCGGTGCCCAAGCCCGGTGATCTGAAGAACAATCAGGTCGCCTTCATCTACGGCAACGACGGCGAGACCGTGCTCAGCAAGGTGGTGCCGCCGGAGGGCAACCGCACCGACGTCACCATCGATCAGATCCCGCCGCACGTCCGCAACGCGGTGATCGCCGCCGAGGACCGGGATTTCTACACCAACCCGGGTTTCTCCATCTCCGGCTTCGCGCGCGCCGCCCGCGACAACCTCATGGGCAAGGAAAGCGCCGGTGGTGGCTCGACCATCACCCAGCAGTACGTGAAGAACGCGATGGTCGGTGACGAACGCTCGTACACCCGTAAGCTGCGCGAGCTCGTCATCTCGGCGAAGATGGCGCGGCAGTGGAGCAAGGACGAGATTCTCACCGCGTATCTGAACACCATCTACTTCGGTCGCGGCGCATACGGTATCGACGCGGCGGCCAAGGCCTATTTCGGTAAGCCGGTGCAGGAACTCAGCGTCCCCGAGGGCGCGGTGCTGGCCGCCACCATTCAGCTGCCGTCGGCGCTGGACCCGGAGAAGAACCCCGAGGGCGCGAAATCGCGCTGGGGTTATGTGCTCGACGGCATGGTCGACATGGGCAACCTGGCGAGTACCGAGCGCCAGGGTATGCAGTACCCGACCGTGGTGCCGCTCGCCTCGACCCGGGACAAGTCCCAGGATTCCGGACCCGAGGGCCTGGTCAAAGCCCAGGTGCTCAAGGAGCTCGCCGCCGCCGGCATCAGTGAGCACGAGCTCAACACCGAGGGCCTGAAGATCACCACCACCATCGACCCGAAGATGCAGCAGGCCGCGGTGGATGCCGCGACCAAGAAGATGCAGGGTGAGCCCGAGCAGCTGCGCACCGCGTCGGTGTCGATCGATCCGCGCACCGGTGCGGTGCGGGCCTACTACGGCGGCACCGACGGTCAGGGCTGGGATTACGCGAATGCCCCGCTGCAGACCGGCTCGGCGTTCAAGGCGATCGGCTTGGCCGCGAACCTGGAGCAGGGCGTTCCGCTGTCGCAGATGTACGACAGCTCGCCGCTGACCGTGAACGGCATCAAGATCACCAATGTGGAAGGCGAGCAGTGCGGTATGTGCACGATCGCCGAGGCGATGAAGCGCTCGCTGAACACCAGCTTCTACCGGATGCAGCTGGACATGGGCAACGGCCCGAAGAAGATCGCGGACATGGGCCACAAGCTCGGTATCCCGGAAACCCTTCCGGGCGTGGGCAAGACGCTCTCCGAGCCGGACGGCTCCGGCCCGAACAACGGCATCGTGCTGGGCCAGTACCAGGCTCGGCCGCTCGATATGGCCTCGGTGTTCGCGACTTTCGCGGCTTCGGGCGTCTACCACGCGCCGCATTTCGTGACCAAGGTCGTCAGCGCGGACGGACAGGTCTTGCTGGACCGCGGTGAGGTCCCCGGCGAGCAGCGGATTTCCGCGGCCGTCGCGGACAACGTCACCGCGGCGATGAAGCCGATCGCGGCCTGGTCGCGCAACCACCAGCTGGCCAACGGCCGGGAGTCCGCCGCCAAGACCGGCACCGCCCAGCTCGGCGATACCGGCGAGAATAAGGACGCCTGGATGGTCGGCTACACGCCGTCGCTGTCCACCGCGGTGTGGGTCGGCAGCGTCGACAACTCCAAGCTGCGCAACTACCAGGGCGGCATGATCTACGGTTCGGGTCTGCCGTCGGACATCTGGAAAGCCACCATGGACGGTGCGCTCTCGGGCACCCCCAATGAGACCTTCCCGAAGCCGGCCCCGATCAAGGGCCAGGCCGGTGTGCCGGAGTGGTCCGCGCCCTACACCGCGCCCTCCAGCACCCAGCAGCAGTTCGTGCCGCCGGTGATCGTGCCGAGCCAGGTGGAGATCCTGCCCGGCATCACCATCCCGGTGCCCGGCGTCCAGCAGCCGCAGCAGCAACAACAGCAGCAACAGGAGCTGCCGGAAACCCCGGATTCCGGTCCGCTGCCCGGCCAGCCGGTCGCGCCGACCGACGGCGCACAGCCGACCACGACGAATTCACAGCGTCCGAGCAACAACGGGAACGGCAACGGAAACCAGACGCAGCCGACAACTCGGGAACGGTAG